Proteins encoded within one genomic window of Prauserella marina:
- a CDS encoding transglutaminase TgpA family protein: MTTYPPAPPAAPPSPSPRPPAEAPSSSGFGTLLTPAVAGLATVSAATSLTGVVQGMAWLGYIVVATVLVGCTGVALRSLRVPVVLVGLAQLFVLLCLVVGVFTRSGILAIFPGPAAFSELNDVLIAAFDEIRTGLPPVEGSMPILCLVTIAIGLVAVVVDALAVGASAPAATGLVLLCVYAVPSALAGELLPWWTFALGAASFAGLLAVDGSHRHRRWRNRSTPGLGASPGTVSAPVAVVSAALVVGLVAGSTVTVIGTEGSLPGSADNGQNVPGGLGVNPFTSLRGMLDQGADVELFRVSGLGDDRRLLRAFTLDTYRPNEGWGLADGPMPAGVPATGPLPAAPGDDGSGESREIRIQPVNWYDLWLPTYGSPRSLRGLSDGWYYDRTSGTVFRERRQRPAPYVEVTSLEEPSQAELRIADPGADPVPESYTNIDGVDPRVAQLARDLTEGATNDFDRAQAIWQYFSPENGFVYDTSTAPATDPDAVADFVLNGKRGFCEQYASSMAVMLRSLGVPTRVAIGFTTGYPTSDYRTITSQDAHAWVEVYFGDHGWVSFDPTPLSDGRGYVPPYLEDENASSEPTSQQEESAPTAPSSSQAAPSPTDQAAGQEGGPAPPRPGFSDAPSWSGWSALVTALAALVLTLVAMTLGKRFAAGRHRDSSGSGPPRWLTPLAGALWLLTLLLLAWQLHWAVALAVLGVTAVGLAPSAAREFVRRKRLHDISARGPAAATSAWDELLDECADRGVHIPDSDTVRLAAQKIAHRHHLDDRGKNDLRTVVDVVERSWYGGADPAPKGPEFADAFSGLRDGLQRTAPKSWRSKLLPRSLFRRR; this comes from the coding sequence CCTCCCGCCGCGCCGCCGAGCCCCTCCCCACGGCCTCCCGCCGAAGCGCCCTCCTCCAGCGGATTTGGCACGCTGCTGACCCCCGCCGTCGCGGGCCTCGCCACCGTGTCGGCGGCGACCTCGCTCACCGGCGTCGTGCAGGGCATGGCGTGGCTCGGCTACATCGTCGTGGCGACCGTGCTGGTCGGCTGCACCGGCGTGGCGCTGCGCTCGCTGCGCGTACCGGTGGTGCTCGTCGGGCTCGCGCAACTATTCGTGCTGCTGTGTCTCGTCGTCGGTGTCTTCACCCGCAGCGGGATACTGGCGATCTTCCCCGGCCCCGCCGCCTTCAGCGAACTCAACGACGTCCTCATCGCCGCGTTCGACGAGATCAGGACCGGGCTGCCGCCGGTGGAGGGCTCCATGCCCATCCTGTGTCTCGTCACCATCGCCATCGGGCTCGTCGCCGTCGTCGTCGACGCGCTCGCCGTCGGGGCGTCGGCGCCCGCCGCGACGGGACTCGTACTGCTGTGCGTCTACGCGGTGCCATCGGCGCTGGCTGGCGAACTGCTGCCGTGGTGGACCTTCGCGCTGGGCGCGGCGTCGTTCGCCGGGCTGCTCGCCGTCGACGGAAGTCACCGGCACCGGCGCTGGCGCAACCGCAGCACCCCCGGCCTCGGCGCGTCACCCGGCACGGTCTCGGCGCCGGTCGCGGTGGTGTCGGCGGCGCTGGTCGTCGGCCTCGTCGCGGGATCGACGGTCACCGTCATCGGCACGGAGGGCAGCCTTCCCGGCTCGGCCGACAACGGGCAGAACGTTCCCGGTGGTCTCGGCGTCAACCCGTTCACGTCGCTGCGCGGGATGCTCGACCAGGGCGCCGACGTCGAACTGTTCAGGGTGAGCGGGCTCGGCGACGACCGTCGCCTGCTCCGCGCCTTCACTCTCGACACCTACCGGCCCAACGAGGGCTGGGGGCTGGCCGACGGACCCATGCCTGCCGGGGTTCCCGCGACCGGCCCGCTTCCGGCCGCGCCCGGCGACGACGGGTCGGGTGAGAGCAGGGAAATTCGCATCCAGCCGGTCAACTGGTACGACCTGTGGCTGCCGACCTACGGGTCACCACGCAGCCTGCGGGGCCTGTCCGACGGGTGGTACTACGACCGCACCAGCGGCACCGTGTTCCGCGAGCGGCGGCAGCGTCCCGCTCCCTACGTCGAGGTCACCTCGCTGGAGGAGCCGTCGCAGGCCGAGCTGCGCATCGCCGACCCGGGGGCGGACCCGGTTCCCGAGTCCTACACCAACATCGACGGTGTCGATCCACGAGTCGCCCAGCTCGCGCGCGACCTCACCGAGGGCGCGACCAACGACTTCGACAGGGCGCAGGCCATCTGGCAGTACTTCAGCCCCGAGAACGGGTTCGTGTACGACACGAGTACGGCGCCCGCCACCGATCCGGACGCCGTCGCCGACTTCGTGCTCAACGGCAAGCGCGGGTTCTGCGAGCAGTACGCCTCGTCGATGGCCGTGATGCTGCGCTCGCTCGGTGTCCCCACCAGGGTCGCCATCGGGTTCACCACCGGTTATCCCACGTCGGACTACCGCACGATCACCTCGCAGGACGCCCACGCCTGGGTCGAGGTGTACTTCGGCGATCACGGCTGGGTCAGCTTCGACCCGACCCCGCTCTCCGACGGCCGGGGCTACGTGCCGCCCTACCTTGAGGACGAGAACGCGTCGAGCGAGCCGACTTCGCAACAGGAGGAGTCGGCACCGACCGCGCCGTCGAGTTCACAGGCGGCGCCGAGCCCGACCGACCAAGCGGCCGGCCAGGAAGGCGGGCCGGCACCGCCTAGGCCCGGTTTCTCCGACGCGCCGTCGTGGTCGGGCTGGAGCGCACTGGTCACCGCGCTGGCCGCGCTGGTGCTCACCCTCGTCGCCATGACACTCGGCAAACGGTTCGCCGCGGGGCGGCACCGGGACTCCAGCGGATCCGGTCCTCCCCGGTGGCTGACGCCGCTCGCCGGCGCGCTGTGGTTGCTGACGCTGCTGCTGCTCGCCTGGCAGTTGCACTGGGCCGTGGCGCTGGCGGTACTCGGTGTCACCGCCGTCGGGCTGGCTCCCTCCGCGGCGAGGGAATTCGTGCGCAGGAAGCGGCTGCACGACATCTCGGCGCGAGGACCGGCCGCGGCCACCTCGGCATGGGACGAACTGCTCGACGAATGCGCCGACCGGGGCGTGCACATCCCCGACAGCGACACGGTCCGGCTCGCCGCGCAGAAGATCGCCCACCGGCACCACCTCGACGACCGGGGCAAGAACGACCTGCGCACGGTGGTCGACGTCGTCGAGCGATCCTGGTACGGCGGAGCCGACCCGGCGCCGAAGGGACCCGAGTTCGCGGACGCCTTCTCCGGGCTGAGGGACGGCCTCCAGCGCACGGCGCCGAAGTCGTGGCGGAGCAAGCTGCTGCCGCGTTCGCTGTTCCGCCGCCGCTGA